The proteins below come from a single Pseudarthrobacter sp. SSS035 genomic window:
- the speB gene encoding agmatinase, with amino-acid sequence MTTHKPIGPVDATKVPRYAGLGTFARLPQIDRVPDYDIAIVGVPFDGGTSFRPGARFGPAAVREASRLLRPGYHPELDVEPVYEAQVVDAGDIACTPYDITRAVREIEEQALPLISADKRLISIGGDHTIALPMLRALNTVHGPVALLHFDAHLDTWDTYFDQPVTHGTIFRRAFEEGLLVEDKSMHVGIRGPVYDRNDFLRDHEFGFQIIRCSDLDVIGVPAAIAQVKERLGDTPVYVSIDIDVLDPAYAPGTGTPEMGGLHSRELLALLRGLNGINIVGADVVEVAPAYDHADITTVAAATLVFDLLALMVNRSKAETNTVRELQAASWNAS; translated from the coding sequence ATGACAACGCACAAGCCCATCGGCCCCGTCGACGCAACAAAAGTCCCCCGGTATGCAGGCCTCGGCACGTTCGCCAGGCTTCCCCAAATTGACCGCGTTCCGGACTACGACATTGCGATCGTCGGGGTACCGTTCGACGGCGGCACCTCCTTCCGGCCCGGCGCCCGTTTCGGTCCTGCCGCAGTCCGAGAGGCCTCCCGGCTCCTGCGCCCCGGATACCACCCCGAGCTCGACGTCGAGCCGGTCTACGAAGCCCAGGTTGTTGACGCCGGCGACATCGCCTGCACGCCTTACGACATCACACGGGCAGTCCGCGAAATCGAGGAGCAGGCACTGCCCCTGATCAGTGCGGACAAGAGGCTCATCTCGATCGGTGGCGACCACACCATCGCCCTCCCCATGCTGAGGGCTTTGAACACGGTCCACGGACCCGTGGCCCTGCTGCACTTCGACGCGCACCTGGACACGTGGGACACCTACTTCGACCAGCCGGTCACCCACGGAACCATCTTCCGGCGGGCATTCGAGGAAGGCCTCCTGGTGGAAGACAAGTCCATGCACGTCGGCATCCGCGGGCCGGTCTATGACCGCAACGACTTCCTCCGCGACCACGAATTCGGCTTCCAGATCATCCGCTGCTCGGACCTGGACGTCATCGGCGTCCCGGCAGCCATCGCGCAGGTCAAGGAGCGGCTCGGCGACACCCCGGTCTACGTCTCCATCGACATCGACGTCCTGGACCCGGCCTACGCGCCGGGCACCGGCACCCCTGAAATGGGCGGGCTCCACTCCCGCGAACTCCTGGCACTGCTCCGCGGACTGAACGGCATCAACATTGTGGGCGCCGACGTCGTCGAGGTCGCTCCGGCCTACGACCACGCAGACATCACCACAGTCGCAGCGGCCACCCTCGTCTTCGACCTGCTCGCCCTGATGGTGAACCGCAGCAAGGCCGAAACGAACACCGTCCGTGAACTGCAAGCAGCCTCCTGGAACGCATCATGA